ACCGAGATCGAACTCCCAGCCGACCTGGGCCGAGGTGGTGGTCACGTCGTCGAGGGGAAGGCCCGTGGTCTGACCACTGTCGTACCGGTTGCCCGCCACCGAGCCGTAGAGCAACAGGCGGGACCGCCGGCTCACCGCCTGGCGCAACTGGGCCGTGGCGGCGAAGGTGTCGAGAGTGGTGCGGGGCAGTACGACCAGGTCCTGCCCGGGGTTGTCGAAATCCACGCGCTGGCGCTCAACACGGCTGTAGGCCAGCGAGGCCTCCCACTCGCTGCGCCGGGAAAACTGGGATGTCCAGCCCAGCAGCAGGCGGTGACTGGTGTTGTCCAGCTGGTCGAAGTCCTGGTAGGCCTCGTGGAGCGGATGATAGACCAGGCTGATCTCTCCCCGCGGTGTGCGCCGCAGCAGGGCCAACCGGGCCTCGATCGTCAGGGCCACATCGGACTGATTCGCCGCCAGCCCGGCTCCCCCGGCGGAGGCCAGCACGTCGTCGCTGCGCTCGGCGGAGACCGTGAATACAGGATCGAAGCTCACGTCGGCGGCCCGGGCCGGCAGGACCGGGAGCAGCGGGGCGGCGAGCGCCAGGGCCACGGATAGAGCGTTCCTCATCGTGCGATCACCACGTCGCCGCTGCGCAGCCAGATGTTCTGGTCGGGAGCCTTGCCCTTGATGATCTTGTCGTAGTCCACTTCGCGAACGGTTTGCTTCCCGTTCTCGTCCCGCAGCACGAGAATCTTCTTGCTGGCGAACTCGTTGAGCCCGCCCGCGGCCGCAATGGCCTGCAGCAGCCGCAAGGGGGTGGACGACTCGAGGGACTGCTGGGCTCCCAGGTTGCCGAGCAGGTAGATGCGGTAGGAGTGGATTTCTTCCACCGCCACGGTGACCGTCGGCTCCTTCTGGAAGCGCGAGACGGCCTGGGCGACGACCGAGGCCACTTCCTGGGGCGTCTTGCCTGCCGCGGGAACGTCGCCGACCAGCGGCAGGGTGATCATGCCGTCGGGGCGGACGATGACCCTCTCGCGGCTGTTCTCTTCGTAGATGAAGACGAGCAGCACGTCGCCGGCGCCGATGCGGTAGCCCGGAGCCGTACCCGGCTCCTCGGCCACCCCCCACCAGCCGGGGGCCAGGGCCAGCACCAGCAGCACGCTGGCTGCCACAGGAAACCGGACGGAAAAAGAACTCGACAGCCGGGACATCACCCCTGACTCCTTGTCGCCTCTGGCCGGCTGTGGCGTGGTGCCGTTGCATTCCGCCACGAGACGGGCTCCCCTGATCATCCCCGAACGCTGGCCGATCCCATCGGCCGTCACGGGGATGGATGCGGCGCGGACGCCGGAAAGTCAAGCTCCAGCCTTATCCGTAATTGTTGGAACTTGTTTTTCAGTGTTCGAAACCTCACCACTCCTCACCCCCTGGGGTGCTCGTTCTCCATACAATCCCACCCACCGTGGACGGTCCCCCGAACCGTCCGAACAAGCATACTGGCAAAGTCCGTGCCGCACATGACAGGCCCGTGAATCCTCGGATCGATGCCGCTTTCCCGAAGGTGCCCCCGTGGGGACGGCGACAGGGGGTCGGGAGCCCCCCCCCGGAGCGGACCCTGTCGCGAATCCGACACCCCCTGGGCCGGACTGACCAGGCGCTGAACACCGGGCCGCCCCACAGACTTTTTTTCGCACAGCCCAGCCTGCCCGCCGCCGGAAGCCATGGGGCCCGCCGGCACGATTTGGACGCATTTTCACTTGCCCCGGACCCGGCGCCACCGTACCTCTTCAGGCAGACCCGCAGGGGTGATTGTCCCTCGGGGTCCTCAAGCCTTCCTGTTATGCTGGATGGCGTGCCGCACTGGCCCCAAGCCAGCGCGGATGGGAGGTGGCCCCGATGAAAGTGCCCCAGGCGCGCGTGGATCTCAGGCTCATGGACCTCGGTGCCGAGTTGATGCTCTGCGACGACGAGCGAAAGCTGGTCCACATCCTGAACTCCACGGCGCGGCGGATCTGGGACCTATGCGATGGGACCCACGGCGTCGCCGAGATTGCAGCCGAAATCTCGGCGATGTTTCCCGGGATCCCCAGGGAGCGGGTACTGGACGACGTTCAGACGGCGCTCGCGGATCTGGAAGCCAAAGGGGTCATCGCCTGGGTCGCGCAAGAGGCATCGCAACCGGGGGAGTGAAACGTCGGGCAGAGCGTTCCACTCCGACCCCGGTGGGAAGTCGCAGACCATACGGCCGGCCGTCGAGACGGCGCGGGAAGGAAGGTAAGCAATGGACACTCGTTGGAACCCCGAGCATGGTCAGACGGGCCAGGATCGGCCCCAGGACGACTTGGGGTACGTGGCGCCCGAAATCCAGACCTACACGCCGGAGGAGTTTCTCAACCTGCTCGGTCCGGCCCAGGGCTACGGAGGGGGCACTCCGGGCGGAGAGCGCGGCATCGGAAGGGGCATGCGCCTGTTTCCGGGCATGCGTTGAACCTCCCCCTCCCTCCACTCTCCGGGCGGAGGGACGGCGGCACGCTGCGGCGTGCCGCTTTCGTTTCTTGACCCGCCGGGGGTCGTCAGGTAGCATCCCTGCCCCGATCGACCTGCGCGCCCGTAGCTCAATTGGATAGAGCATCTGACTACGGATCAGAAGGTTTGGGGTTCGAATCCCTACGGGCGCGCCACTCTTTTTCTCCCCCGTCTCGAGGGGATACCCGATGAACGACACCCAGGCGATGGAAGCGGCCCTCGAGCAGGCCCGTCGCGCAGCGCGGGCCGACGAGGTTCCCGTGGGGGCGGTGCTGGTTTCCACGGCGGACGGTCGCCTGCTGGCCGCCGGGGCCAACCGGACCCTGACCGACACCGACCCCACCGCCCACGCGGAGATCGTCGCTCTCCGGGCCGCCGCCGCCGCCCTGGGGGCTCCCCGCCTGCCGGGCACCACCCTCTACGTCACCCTGGAACCCTGCCTGATGTGCCTGGGGGCCATGGTCCATGCCCGGGTCGATCGGGTGGTCTTCGCCGCCGCCGATCCCAAGGTCGGTGCCACCCGCCGCTTCCAGGAAGTCCCGGTGGACTTCTGCGGGCTCAACCACCGGCTCGCCATCGACGGGGGTCTGCTCGCCCCGAGCGCCGCCGAGTTGCTCCGCGCTTTCTTCCGCCGGCGGAGGGCGCATCCGGAAGCCGGACAGCGCCGGGGGGAAGCCCTCCGGCAACGGCGGCGGCCCTGAAAACCGGCGCTGGCCGGGCCGGGTTCTCCATGCATAATAGGCGGGCTCTTCTCGGAGAGATGGCCGAGTGGTCGAAGGCGCACGCTTGGAAAGCGTGTGTGCGGGCAACCGTACCGAGGGTTCGAATCCCTCTCTCTCCGCCACGTTGTGCGCGATACCCCGGGGCCCCGGGTCCCGGGGAGTGCCTTTCGGGGCTCGCACCTGTGCAACCCGGCCCCGCGAACCCGGTCAGGCCCGGAAGGGAGCAGCCGTAAGCGGACCGCAGGGTGTGCCGCAGGCTCGTCGAGCCCCTCCAGATCGGAAGGCCCGGGCGCCCTCTCCGGGGCCCCGGGCTTTCCCCGTTCCCGGGATCCTCCGGCACCCACGGGAGGCAGGTTCTTGTCGCGACTTCCCCTGGCCCGGGCCTGCAGGCCCCAGCGTTTCGCCGAA
The nucleotide sequence above comes from Acidobacteriota bacterium. Encoded proteins:
- a CDS encoding polysaccharide biosynthesis/export family protein, with product MSRLSSSFSVRFPVAASVLLVLALAPGWWGVAEEPGTAPGYRIGAGDVLLVFIYEENSRERVIVRPDGMITLPLVGDVPAAGKTPQEVASVVAQAVSRFQKEPTVTVAVEEIHSYRIYLLGNLGAQQSLESSTPLRLLQAIAAAGGLNEFASKKILVLRDENGKQTVREVDYDKIIKGKAPDQNIWLRSGDVVIAR
- the tadA gene encoding tRNA adenosine(34) deaminase TadA — encoded protein: MNDTQAMEAALEQARRAARADEVPVGAVLVSTADGRLLAAGANRTLTDTDPTAHAEIVALRAAAAALGAPRLPGTTLYVTLEPCLMCLGAMVHARVDRVVFAAADPKVGATRRFQEVPVDFCGLNHRLAIDGGLLAPSAAELLRAFFRRRRAHPEAGQRRGEALRQRRRP
- a CDS encoding PqqD family protein: MKVPQARVDLRLMDLGAELMLCDDERKLVHILNSTARRIWDLCDGTHGVAEIAAEISAMFPGIPRERVLDDVQTALADLEAKGVIAWVAQEASQPGE